One window of the Acinonyx jubatus isolate Ajub_Pintada_27869175 chromosome A2, VMU_Ajub_asm_v1.0, whole genome shotgun sequence genome contains the following:
- the RBM5 gene encoding RNA-binding protein 5 isoform X2, which produces MLRGLPITITESDIREMMESFEGPQPADVRLMKRKTGVSRGFAFVEFYHLQDATSWMEANQKKLVIQGKHIAMHYSNPRPKFEDWLCNKCCLNNFRKRLKCFRCGADKFDSEQEVPPGTTESVQSVDYYCDTIILRNIAPHTVVDSIMTALSPYASLAVNNIRLIKDKQTQQNRGFAFVQLSSAMDASQLLQILQSLHPPLKIDGKTIGVDFAKSARKDLVLPDGNRVSAFSVASTAIAAAQWSSTQSQSGEGGSVDYSYLQPGQDGYAQYAQYSQDYQQFYQQQTGGLESDASSASGTAVTTTSAAVVSQSPQLYNQTSNPPGSPTEEAQPSTSTSTQAPAASPTGVVPGTKYAVPDTSTYQYDESSGYYYDPTTGLYYDPNSQYYYNSLTQQYLYWDGEKETYVPAAESTSHQQTGLPPAKEGKEKKEKPKSKTAQQIAKDMERWAKSLNKQKENFKNSFQPVNSLREEERRESAAADAGFALFEKKGALAERQQLIPELVRNGDEENPLKRGLVAAYSGDSDNEEELVERLESEEEKLADWKKMACLLCRRQFPNRDALVRHQQLSDLHKQNMDIYRRSRLSEQELEALELREREMKYRDRAAERREKYGIPEPPEPKRKKQFDAGTVNYEQPTKDGIDHSNIGNKMLQAMGWREGSGLGRKCQGITAPIEAQVRLKGAGLGAKGSAYGLSGADSYKDAVRKAMFARFTEME; this is translated from the exons ATTCGGGAAATGATGGAGTCCTTTGAAGGCCCTCAGCCTGCGGATGTGAGGCTGATGAAGAGGAAAACAG GTGTAAGCCGTGGTTTCGCCTTCGTGGAGTTTTATCACTTGCAAGATGCTACCAGCTGGATGGAAGCCAATCAG aaaaagctaGTGATTCAAGGAAAGCACATTGCGATGCATTATAGCAATCCCAGACCTAAGTTTGAAGATTGGCTTTGTAACAAG tgctGCCTTAACAATTTCAGGAAAAGACTAAAATGCTTCCGGTGTGGAGCGGACAAGTTTG ACTCTGAACAGGAAGTGCCCCCTGGAACCACAGAATCTGTTCAGTCTGTGGATTACTACTGTGATA CAATCATACTTCGAAACATAGCCCCGCACACTGTGGTGGATTCCATCATGACAGCGCTGTCTCCCTATGCATCCTTAGCTGTCAATAACATTCGCCTCATAAAAGATAAACAGACCCAGCAGAACAGAGGCTTCGCATTTGTGCAGCTGTCCTCTGCAATG GATGCCTCTCAGCTTCTTCAGATATTACAGAGTCTCCATCCTCCTTTGAAAATTGACGGCAAAACTATTGGGGTTGATTTTGCGAAAAGTGCCAGAAA agaCTTGGTCCTCCCAGATGGTAACCGGGTCAGCGCCTTCTCTGTGGCTAGTACAGCCATTGCTGCAGCTCAGTGGTCATCCACCCAG TCTCAGAGTGGTGAAGGAGGCAGTGTTGACTACAGTTACCTGCAGCCAGGCCAAGATGGCTATGCCCAATACGCTCAG TACTCACAGGATTACCAACAGTTTTATCAACAACAAACTGGAGGATTGGAATCTGATGCGTCATCTGCATCAG gcaCAGCAGTGACCACCACCTCAGCGGCTGTAGTGTCCCAGAGTCCCCAGCTGTATAATCAGACCTCCAATCCGCCTGGCTCTCCG ACTGAGGAAGCACAGCCTAGCACTAGCACAAGTACACAGGCCCCAGCCGCTTCCCCCACTGGTGTAGTTCCTGGTACCAAATATG CAGTGCCTGACACATCCACTTACCAGTATGATGAGTCTTCAGGATATTATTATGATCCGACAACAGGGCTGTACTATGACCCCAACTCGCAG TACTACTACAATTCCTTGACCCAGCAGTACCTTTActgggatggagagaaagagacgtATGTGCCAGCTGCGGAGTCCACCTCCCACCAGCAGACGGGCCTACCTCCtgcaaaagaagggaaggagaagaaagagaaacccaagagCAAAACAGCCCAGCAG ATCGCTAAAGACATGGAACGCTGGGCTAAGAGTTTaaacaagcagaaagaaaattttaaaaacagttttcaaCCTGTTAATTCcttgagggaagaagagaggagagagtctGCTGCAGCAGATGCTGGCTTTGCTCTTTTTGAGAAAAAG GGAGCCTTAGCTGAAAGGCAGCAGCTCATTCCAGAATTGGTGCGAAATGGAGACGAGGAGAATCCCCTCAAA AGGGGTCTGGTTGCTGCCTACAGTGGTGACAGTGACAATGAAGAGGAGCTCGTAGAGAGACTTGAGAGTGAGGAAGAAAAGCTGGCCGACTGGAAGAAGATGGCCTGCCTGCTTTGCCGGCGCCAGTTCCCTAACAGAGACGCCCTGGTCAGGCACCAGCAGCTCTCAGACCTTCACAAG CAAAACATGGATATCTACCGACGATCCAGACTGAGTGAGCAGGAGCTGGAAGCCTTGGAGCTAAGGGAGAGAGAG ATGAAATACCGAGATCGAGCCGCAGAAAGACGGGAGAAATACGGCATTCCAGAACCTCCAGAGCCCAAGCGCAAGAAGCAATTTGATGCTGGCACTGT GAATTACGAGCAGCCCACCAAAGATGGCATTGACCACAGTAACATTGGCAACAAGATGCTGCAAGCCATGGGTTGGCGGGAAGGTTCTGGTTTGGGAAGAAAGTGTCAAGGCATCACAGCTCCCATCGAG